Proteins co-encoded in one Ananas comosus cultivar F153 linkage group 15, ASM154086v1, whole genome shotgun sequence genomic window:
- the LOC109721787 gene encoding basic blue protein-like, which produces MAQGRGSATLVLGLGLLFFLLMIQMTAPIVGAATYSVGDGSGWTFNAVNWPNGKTFRAGDILVFNYNPLSHNVVAVDGNGYNGCAIPTGARVFTSGSDRITLGRGTNYFICSYADHCKSGMKISVTAS; this is translated from the exons atGGCACAGGGAAGGGGCAGTGCAACCCTAGTTCTTGGGCTGGgccttctcttcttcctcctcatgATCCAAATGACGGCGCCTATCGTCGGCGCCGCCACTTACTCGGTGGGCGACGGCAGCGGCTGGACCTTCAACGCCGTCAACTGGCCCAACGGAAAGACCTTCCGCGCTGGCGACATCCTCG TATTTAACTACAACCCGTTGTCGCACAACGTGGTCGCCGTCGATGGCAATGGCTACAATGGCTGCGCGATTCCGACGGGGGCGAGGGTGTTCACGTCCGGCAGCGACCGCATCACCCTCGGCAGAGGGACCAATTATTTCATCTGCAGCTACGCTGACCACTGCAAGTCCGGCATGAAGATATCTGTGACGGCTTCTTAA